Within Candidatus Babeliales bacterium, the genomic segment TGAATATACATGAAACTATTTTGCATCTATCGCTGATTGATGGCGTTGGTCCTGCAAAGATAAAACAAATTTGTGATTATAAACCGGATGCATTTGAGCTCACTGATCTGTATTCGCTTTCTGCATCAGATGTCACACGGTTATTTGGATTTTGAGTCATTATATTCCGCCAAATATATCAAATAATGGATATTCAGTTTCTTCGTTCCCTTTTTTGACGGGCGTTTGTTGAGGAGCTTGTGGTTGCAGAACCTGTTTTTTTGCTGGTTGTGCAATGGCATAATCAAATTCTGCTCCTATAATTGCGTGATCTGAGTAGAATGTTCGATCCCGATCAGAGGTAGCTGCTCCATTATTCCACGGATGTCCGCTGGTTAAAAGTCGGTCGGGGAATTGATCTATCTCTGGATACGTATTGCCTGTTGTAAGATGTAAATTTTTATAGAAAATGTAATCTATACCTTCCATTAGGGTTATATAGTTCTGGGGAGATTGTTCTACCTTTCCCAGAGCAGTAAATCGTTTATTTTGGGCAGTGGTCCCTACACCAGAATCGATAAATCCTGCGGCTTTCAGATACCCTAATCCTTCTTGGGTAGATTTAGATTGGGGCTGGTTATAGTTCATATTAAAGTCGCCAGCTATGATCCATCCCATTGCAGGATAAGGTTGAGCAACAGCGTCAATATCAGAAAGAAGTTGTTGAACTTGTTTTGGTTTTCCCCATTGGATATGCGCGCTGACAATACCAATATAGCAGCCAGGATGATCTATAAATTCAAAAATGGCTCCTAGGTAGCGTCCATTAGCGATATTTTTAGCATTAACGCTAGAATCAAATATCGGTGTTTTTGGAATAAATTTTTTAGAATTATAATAGAGATCTGCAGAACCTGTTTTATATACAATATCTGTTATTGCCCCATTCCGAAGGAGACCATATTTTAAGGAAAAATAATTGGTTCCCTTTGGAGTATTTAATCCTCCTTCAATTTGTCCATGAGGATGCTCTTGCATCATGATGAAATCTTTGGCTTCAAGTTGCAAGGAGTTCCTGAAGGCTGCATTAAATAGTTTTTGCCTATTGGCAAGGGGTAAGATATTTGCTTTACGGTTGATATTTTTGTTGAACCATGCTTTATAAAGAGACTCTGATAGCACATTTGATGATGCGATTGTAATTGTCTCTTTGGCGAGTGGTTGTACCAGTGCAGCGCCTTTAGGTAGCGGTAGGGCTGCAGCTGCATGATGAACTACTTGACCAGCGTTGGTTGTTAAGGTATTAATCCATTTTTGATCAAAAGGATGCCATGTATTGTTGACTGGATCATCAAGATATTTTTGTATGAATTGCATTTTCTGTCGAAATTTTTGAAATACTTCGGGTCGCATAAAGGGGTTAAAAGCGGCTTTTCTTTGTGCATAGATAAATTCCTCAGTTTGAGGAGAATATGTGTAGTAACTAGGATCGGTAGGACGTACTTTTATCGAGGCTTGTTTTTTCCAATAATAGAGACCAGAAGGAACAGCAATATATTTCGAAGAGTTTTGGTCCATCTCGGTGCTGATATAGTGGAAATTAGCAAGTCCATCTATAGCTATTTCAGGGATGCTGTCTTGAGGGTCATTGAGCTCTATTAATATTGCATCATTATTATGGGGCGTTTGTAACCAGAAGACTTTGGATTCACATTGGCCAGGTTTTATAACTCCTGGCGCTTTATAATATGCTTGGTTGATTGGTCTTAGTTCTGGTAGTCCTGCTGCTCCGCATAATTGTAATGGTAATCCTATGATGAGTGTGACTACACTAACTGACAGTATTTTTCGTAACATGACAACCCCATTTGTTTTTTTATTTGTTCTATTTTCCTATAATTATAATTTGTTTTGTTTTCTAAAATCAATACTTTAACGAAAGGCTCTCTATCTTTAGACAATCTTTTAAAAATGTTTGGTACAGAATGAGGGGACTTTTTTACATGTTCCCACTATTTGTTACAATAAAAACATGAATATACATGAAACTATTTTGCACCTATCGCTGATTGATGGCGTTGGTCCTGCAAAAATAAAACAGATTTGTGATTATAAACCGGATGCATTTGAGCTCACTGATCTCTACACCATTTCTGTATCAGATATCACACGGTTATTTGGATTTCCATACACAGTTGCGGATGCGATTGTACGTGGTTTATCAGATCGATCGTTGCTTGAAAGAGAGCTGGGGCTGATAGAGCGGCATCAGTTTTCATGGATCACTAATTTGGATGAATCCTATCCTCCTCTGCTTAAAGAGATACATGTACCGCCAGCGATACTCTACTATCGCGGAGCGCCGCTGTATGACCCAGTGGTTGGGCAAACTAATATGATTGCTGTGGTAGGGGCGCGTAAAGCGAATCAGTATGGTCAGCGGGTTATTAATCAGATTGTTCCCGAATTAATAAGTAGGCATTGGACGATTGTTAGTGGTGGTGCTTTTGGTATCGATACTATGGCCCACAAAGCAACCGTGGAGGTCGGCGGTAAAACGATTGCGGTGCTTGGTTCAGGATTATTATGTGAATATCCGCACAGCAATAAACGCCTTTTTAATGAGGTAGTCGCTACGGGTGGCACGGTCATGAGCGCATTTTCTTTGC encodes:
- the dprA gene encoding DNA-processing protein DprA — encoded protein: MNIHETILHLSLIDGVGPAKIKQICDYKPDAFELTDLYTISVSDITRLFGFPYTVADAIVRGLSDRSLLERELGLIERHQFSWITNLDESYPPLLKEIHVPPAILYYRGAPLYDPVVGQTNMIAVVGARKANQYGQRVINQIVPELISRHWTIVSGGAFGIDTMAHKATVEVGGKTIAVLGSGLLCEYPHSNKRLFNEVVATGGTVMSAFSLQTEPLPGNFPARNRIIAGLSQGCLVVQAAEKSGARITAQYALEQGREVFAIPGQFDDELSAGCHALIQEGATLATSVHDIFAAFGHQQVKETVDEHLDQQLVLPGMSKKSQEKSVEPAHHYDKNSPEWMILQALFRPQTVDDLMTITQLGLFEMNAKLFELQLAGAVSQNFTGQWERKI
- a CDS encoding endonuclease/exonuclease/phosphatase family protein, with translation MLRKILSVSVVTLIIGLPLQLCGAAGLPELRPINQAYYKAPGVIKPGQCESKVFWLQTPHNNDAILIELNDPQDSIPEIAIDGLANFHYISTEMDQNSSKYIAVPSGLYYWKKQASIKVRPTDPSYYTYSPQTEEFIYAQRKAAFNPFMRPEVFQKFRQKMQFIQKYLDDPVNNTWHPFDQKWINTLTTNAGQVVHHAAAALPLPKGAALVQPLAKETITIASSNVLSESLYKAWFNKNINRKANILPLANRQKLFNAAFRNSLQLEAKDFIMMQEHPHGQIEGGLNTPKGTNYFSLKYGLLRNGAITDIVYKTGSADLYYNSKKFIPKTPIFDSSVNAKNIANGRYLGAIFEFIDHPGCYIGIVSAHIQWGKPKQVQQLLSDIDAVAQPYPAMGWIIAGDFNMNYNQPQSKSTQEGLGYLKAAGFIDSGVGTTAQNKRFTALGKVEQSPQNYITLMEGIDYIFYKNLHLTTGNTYPEIDQFPDRLLTSGHPWNNGAATSDRDRTFYSDHAIIGAEFDYAIAQPAKKQVLQPQAPQQTPVKKGNEETEYPLFDIFGGI